In one Myripristis murdjan chromosome 5, fMyrMur1.1, whole genome shotgun sequence genomic region, the following are encoded:
- the cnpy2 gene encoding protein canopy homolog 2, with the protein MRKATLVLPVCVALCFLTSLCEGARQGQDMKCGACRAVVDEMEWAISQIDPKKMIQTGSFRINPDGSQSVREVPLARSEGNLLELMEIVCERMQDYGEVVDPSTNRKSYVRVKSRNGEAMDLSEAKLDSRVTSSLKFTCETIIEQHEDEIIEFFAHETDNIKDKLCSKRTDLCDHALKIPHDEL; encoded by the exons ATGAGGAAGGCGACGCTCGTGCTGCCGGTGTGCGTGGCTCTGTGTTTCCTCACGAGCCTGTGTGAGGGCGCCAGGCAGGGACAGGACATGAAATGTGGAG CGTGCAGGGCCGTCGTGGACGAGATGGAGTGGGCCATCTCCCAGATCGACCCCAAGAAGATGATCCAGACCGGCTCGTTCAGGATCAACCCGGACGGCAGCCAGTCCGTCAGAGAG GTCCCCCTGGCCCGCTCGGAGGGAAACCTCCTGGAGCTGATGGAGATTGTGTGTGAGAGGATGCAGGACTACGGTGAGGTCGTGGACCCCTCCACAAACAGGAAGTCCTACGTCAGGGTCAAGTCTCGAAACGGTGAAGCCATGGACCTCTCAGAGGCCAAACTAGATTCCAGAGTTACATCCAGTTTGAAATTTACT TGTGAAACGATTATTGAGCAGCATGAAGATGAAATCATCGAATTCTTCGCACATGAGACGGATAACATCAAAGACAAACTTTGCAGTAAAAGGACAG ATCTCTGTGACCACGCTCTGAAAATACCCCATGATGAACTTTGA
- the LOC115358856 gene encoding EEF1A lysine methyltransferase 3 translates to MTCTGEEAGPFPVDDGLFADTFSEDSVYKFIGEELRISQLFSANLGVAAPVWDAALHLCRYFEEQSLDLRGKRIIELGAGTGLVGILAARLGADVTLTDLPLAVPQLETNVSANRPSRGWPATPPAVLPLSWGQDQLSFPSDWDLVLGADIVYLSETYPLLLETLVHLCKNGAVVYLSSMMRKEHGTPGFFEESLPSRFHVELVHRDAKQNINIYRASLRTAQ, encoded by the exons ATGACCTGCACAGGAGAAGAAGCCGGCCCGTTCCCCGTGGACGACGGCCTGTTCGCCGACACATTTTCCGAGGACAGCGTTTACAAATTCATCGGTGAAGAGCTGAGGATCAGCCAGCTGTTCAGCGCCAACCTCGGCGTGGCTGCGCCGGTGTGGGACGCG GCTCTACATCTGTGTCGGTACTTCGAGGAGCAGTCGCTGGACCTGAGAGGAAAGCGCATCATAGAGCTCGGCGCCGGGACGGGGCTTGTTGGGATTTTGGCAGCGCGTTTAG GAGCAGACGTGACCCTTACAGACCTTCCTCTGGCCGTCCCACAGCTGGAGACCAACGTCTCTGCCAACAGGCCCTCTCGGGGCTGGCCCGCCACCCCTCCGGCTGTCCTGCCTCTGTCTTGGGGGCAGGACCAGCTCAGCTTCCCCTCTGACTGGGACTTGGTGTTGGGTGCAGATATCGTCTACCTCTCTGAGACATACCCGCTTCTACTGGAGACACTCGTGCATTTGTGCAAGAACGGTGCTGTGGTCTATCTTTCATCCATGATGCGGAAGGAGCACGGAACTCCTGGTTTCTTTGAGGAGAGTCTGCCGAGTCGATTTCACGTGGAGCTCGTGCACCGCGACGCCAAGCAGAACATTAACATCTACAGGGCCTCTCTGAGGACAGCCCAGTGA
- the stx16 gene encoding syntaxin-16 isoform X2, translated as MATRRLTDAFLLMRNNAIQNRQILAEQELDELADDRMALVSGISLDPEAAIGVTKKLPPKWVDGVDEIQYEITRVRQKMKELASLHDKHMNRPTLDDSSEEEHAIEITTQEITQMFHRCQRAVTGLQARCGHCTEQEERLLRNVVSSLAQSLQELSTNFRHTQSSYLKRMKNREERSKHFFDSGPLMEEDEDLALYDRGFTDDQLMLVEQNTVMVEEREREIRQIVQSISDLNEIFRDLAGMVVEQGTVLDRIDFNVEQACVKTEDGLKQLQKAEQYQKKNRKMLVILILFVIVIVLIIILFGTKF; from the exons ATGGCAACTAGGCGTCTGACCGATGCCTTCTTGTTAATGCGGAACAATGCGATCCAAAACCGGCAGATATTGGCTGAGCAA GAGCTTGATGAG ttGGCCGATGACCGAATGGCCCTGGTGTCAGGAATCAGTCTGGATCCTGAAGCTGCCATCGGAGTCACCAAAAAGCTGCCGCCCAAATGGGTAGATGGGGTCGATGAG ATCCAGTATGAAATCACACGGGTGCGGCAGAAGATGAAGGAACTGGCCTCACTTCATGACAAGCATATGAATCGTCCCACACTGGATGACAGCAGTGAGGAAGAGCACGCCATAGAAATCACTACCCAGGAGATCACACAG ATGTTCCATCGATGTCAGCGTGCTGTGACCGGCCTGCAGGCTCGTTGTGGCCATTGCActgagcaggaggagaggctgctgAGAAACGTGGTGTCCTCGCTGGCACAGAGCCTGCAGGAGCTGTCCACcaatttcagacacacacagtccagctaCCTAAAAC gtATGAAGAATCGTGAGGAAAGATCTAAACACTTCTTTGACTCTGGACCTCTaatggaggaggatgaagatttAGCTCTATATGACAGG GGGTTCACGGATGACCAGCTGATGCTGGTGGAGCAGAACACGGTTATGGTTGAGGAACGAGAGAGGGAGATCCGACAAATCGTACAGTCTATCTCAGATCTGAATGAGATTTTTCGGGACTTGGCTGGAATGGTGGTGGAACAG GGCACAGTTCTCGACAGAATCGACTTCAACGTGGAACAAGCTTGTGTTAAAACAGAAGATGGATTAAAACAGCTACAGAAg GCTGAGCAGTaccagaagaaaaacagaaagatgcTGGTCATTTTGATCCTCTTTGTCATAGTCATTGTTCTAATAATTATTCTTTTTGGGACAaagttttaa
- the stx16 gene encoding syntaxin-16 isoform X3 — protein MATRRLTDAFLLMRNNAIQNRQILAEQLADDRMALVSGISLDPEAAIGVTKKLPPKWVDGVDEIQYEITRVRQKMKELASLHDKHMNRPTLDDSSEEEHAIEITTQEITQMFHRCQRAVTGLQARCGHCTEQEERLLRNVVSSLAQSLQELSTNFRHTQSSYLKRMKNREERSKHFFDSGPLMEEDEDLALYDRGFTDDQLMLVEQNTVMVEEREREIRQIVQSISDLNEIFRDLAGMVVEQGTVLDRIDFNVEQACVKTEDGLKQLQKAEQYQKKNRKMLVILILFVIVIVLIIILFGTKF, from the exons ATGGCAACTAGGCGTCTGACCGATGCCTTCTTGTTAATGCGGAACAATGCGATCCAAAACCGGCAGATATTGGCTGAGCAA ttGGCCGATGACCGAATGGCCCTGGTGTCAGGAATCAGTCTGGATCCTGAAGCTGCCATCGGAGTCACCAAAAAGCTGCCGCCCAAATGGGTAGATGGGGTCGATGAG ATCCAGTATGAAATCACACGGGTGCGGCAGAAGATGAAGGAACTGGCCTCACTTCATGACAAGCATATGAATCGTCCCACACTGGATGACAGCAGTGAGGAAGAGCACGCCATAGAAATCACTACCCAGGAGATCACACAG ATGTTCCATCGATGTCAGCGTGCTGTGACCGGCCTGCAGGCTCGTTGTGGCCATTGCActgagcaggaggagaggctgctgAGAAACGTGGTGTCCTCGCTGGCACAGAGCCTGCAGGAGCTGTCCACcaatttcagacacacacagtccagctaCCTAAAAC gtATGAAGAATCGTGAGGAAAGATCTAAACACTTCTTTGACTCTGGACCTCTaatggaggaggatgaagatttAGCTCTATATGACAGG GGGTTCACGGATGACCAGCTGATGCTGGTGGAGCAGAACACGGTTATGGTTGAGGAACGAGAGAGGGAGATCCGACAAATCGTACAGTCTATCTCAGATCTGAATGAGATTTTTCGGGACTTGGCTGGAATGGTGGTGGAACAG GGCACAGTTCTCGACAGAATCGACTTCAACGTGGAACAAGCTTGTGTTAAAACAGAAGATGGATTAAAACAGCTACAGAAg GCTGAGCAGTaccagaagaaaaacagaaagatgcTGGTCATTTTGATCCTCTTTGTCATAGTCATTGTTCTAATAATTATTCTTTTTGGGACAaagttttaa
- the stx16 gene encoding syntaxin-16 isoform X1 has protein sequence MATRRLTDAFLLMRNNAIQNRQILAEQVSTYDPRRTLSSRSNAAELDELADDRMALVSGISLDPEAAIGVTKKLPPKWVDGVDEIQYEITRVRQKMKELASLHDKHMNRPTLDDSSEEEHAIEITTQEITQMFHRCQRAVTGLQARCGHCTEQEERLLRNVVSSLAQSLQELSTNFRHTQSSYLKRMKNREERSKHFFDSGPLMEEDEDLALYDRGFTDDQLMLVEQNTVMVEEREREIRQIVQSISDLNEIFRDLAGMVVEQGTVLDRIDFNVEQACVKTEDGLKQLQKAEQYQKKNRKMLVILILFVIVIVLIIILFGTKF, from the exons ATGGCAACTAGGCGTCTGACCGATGCCTTCTTGTTAATGCGGAACAATGCGATCCAAAACCGGCAGATATTGGCTGAGCAAGTGAGTACATATGACCCCCGTCGTACTCTGAGTTCACGTAGCAATGCTGCG GAGCTTGATGAG ttGGCCGATGACCGAATGGCCCTGGTGTCAGGAATCAGTCTGGATCCTGAAGCTGCCATCGGAGTCACCAAAAAGCTGCCGCCCAAATGGGTAGATGGGGTCGATGAG ATCCAGTATGAAATCACACGGGTGCGGCAGAAGATGAAGGAACTGGCCTCACTTCATGACAAGCATATGAATCGTCCCACACTGGATGACAGCAGTGAGGAAGAGCACGCCATAGAAATCACTACCCAGGAGATCACACAG ATGTTCCATCGATGTCAGCGTGCTGTGACCGGCCTGCAGGCTCGTTGTGGCCATTGCActgagcaggaggagaggctgctgAGAAACGTGGTGTCCTCGCTGGCACAGAGCCTGCAGGAGCTGTCCACcaatttcagacacacacagtccagctaCCTAAAAC gtATGAAGAATCGTGAGGAAAGATCTAAACACTTCTTTGACTCTGGACCTCTaatggaggaggatgaagatttAGCTCTATATGACAGG GGGTTCACGGATGACCAGCTGATGCTGGTGGAGCAGAACACGGTTATGGTTGAGGAACGAGAGAGGGAGATCCGACAAATCGTACAGTCTATCTCAGATCTGAATGAGATTTTTCGGGACTTGGCTGGAATGGTGGTGGAACAG GGCACAGTTCTCGACAGAATCGACTTCAACGTGGAACAAGCTTGTGTTAAAACAGAAGATGGATTAAAACAGCTACAGAAg GCTGAGCAGTaccagaagaaaaacagaaagatgcTGGTCATTTTGATCCTCTTTGTCATAGTCATTGTTCTAATAATTATTCTTTTTGGGACAaagttttaa
- the dgkab gene encoding diacylglycerol kinase, alpha b, translating to MASEETEGTLTPVDFIQLQQYMEYSSLRVKDVIKEFHAGGRLVQHTSGECIDAVGFCLFLKTYLEVDDFPADFCQRLFRYFQNVEQDGPARTPLPKGGGVFLRDVSCYFSVLEEGQPREKLEFTFKLYDKDGNGLLDSSEVDRIINQMMRAADYLGWDVTELRPVLKDMMTAIDVDDSGTVTLEEWVKGGMTNVPLLVLLGLKMTERDGQHIWRMKHFNKPTYCNVCQSMLLGLGKQGLCCNCCKYTVHSQCANKNPDPCARTFVKSKKEIGVPVHDWIVADCNANKCQVCHKKIKTSTGKRCVWCQEMRHDDCVLSGLSKCDCGPLRDHILPPWAIYAVSKEEDTNLLNVTPDGHNLQIAPIPDTHPLLVFVNPKSGGKQGERVLRKFQYLLNPRQVYNLSNGGPAPGLHLFRTLHEYRILVCGGDGTVGWILDAIDKAELQVHPPIAVLPLGTGNDLARCLRWGGGYEGSDLREILKEIEGSVVLPMDRWSIQVIPDDPKEVGDPVPYEIINNYFSIGVDASIAHRFHSMREKHPQRFNSRMKNKLWYFEFATSESISASCKKIKECLTIECCGVPLDLSNLSLEGIAVLNIPSMHGGSNLWGEAKKPDRGSISEEEPCEVITDPELLKMSCQDMSDRRLEVVGLEGVLEMGQIYTGLKSAGHRLAQTSQITIRTNKSLAMQIDGEPWMQPPCTIHITHKNQANMLMAAPTKPSGFFHLK from the exons ATGGCGTCTGAAGAAACAGAAGGGACTCTCACTCCTGTGGATTtcatccagctgcagcagtaCATGGAAT ACAGCAGTTTGAGGGTGAAGGATGTGATTAAGGAGTTTCATGCCGGTGGTCGGCTGGTCCAGCACACGTCTGGGGAG TGCATCGACGCAGTGGGGTTCTGTCTCTTCCTGAAGACGTACCTAGAGGTGGACGACTTCCCTGCAGATTTCTGCCAGCGCCTGTTTCGCTATTTTCAGAATGTGGAGCAGGATGGGCCTGCGAGGACCCCGCTGCCCAAAGGAG gtgGGGTCTTTCTCCGCGATGTGTCCTGTTACTTCTCTGTGCTGGAGGAAGGACAGCCTCGGGAGAAGCTGGAGT TTACTTTCAAACTTTATGACAAAGACGGCAATGGACTCCTGGACAGCTCT GAAGTGGATCGTATTATTAACCAGATGATGCGAGCTGCAGACTATCTGGGCTGGGATGTGACTGAACTCAGACCA GTGCTGAAGGACATGATGACAGCGATTGATGTGGATGATAGTGGCACTGTCACCCTCGAGGAATGGGTGAAAGGAGGCATGACCAATGTGCCTTTACTTGTTCTGCTTGGACTGAAG atgacagagagagatgggcaGCATATTTGGAGGATGAAGCATTTTAACAAGCCAACCTATTGCAACGTGTGTCAGAGCATGCTGCTGGGTCTCGGGAAGCAGGGACTCTGCTGCAACT GTTGCAAGTACACTGTCCACAGCCAATGTGCCAACAAGAATCCTGATCCATGTGCTCGTACCTTTGTCAAATCGAAAAAGGAGATTGGT GTACCGGTTCATGACTGGATCGTCGCTGATTGTAACGCCAATAAGTGTCAGGTCTGCCACAAGAAGATCAAGACATCAACAGGGAAGCGCTGTGTGTGGTGCCAAGAGATG CGTCATGATGACTGTGTGCTCTCTGGCTTATCAAAATGTGACTGTGGGCCACTCAGAGATCATATACTCCCCCCATGGGCCATATATGCTGTCTCAAAG gagGAAGACACTAACCTGTTGAATGTCACGCCCGATGGCCACAACCTGCAG ATTGCACCAATTCCAGACACCCACCCTCTGCTGGTGTTTGTAAACCCAAAGAGTGGAGGCAAACAGGGTGAGAG agtgCTGAGGAAGTTTCAGTACCTACTGAACCCACGTCAAGTGTACAACCTTTCCAATGGAGGTCCAGCCCCAGG GCTTCATTTATTCCGCACCCTGCACGAGTATAGGATCTTGGTGTGTGGAGGAGACGGCACGGTTGGGTGGATCCTGGATGCTATAG ACAAGGCAGAGCTCCAGGTGCATCCTCCAATCGCAGTCCTGCCTCTGGGCACCGGGAATGACCTGGCCCGCTGCCTGCGCTGGGGAGGAG GGTATGAGGGGTCCGATTTGAGAGAGATCCTAAAGGAGATCGAGGGGAGCGTGGTGCTGCCCATGGACCGCTGGAGCATTCAGGTGATACCGGATGACCCCAAAGAGGTGGGAGACCCCGTGCCCTATGAGATCATCAACAACTACTTCTCCATCGGCGTG GATGCCTCGATTGCTCACCGTTTCCACTCCATGAGAGAGAAACACCCCCAGAGGTTTAACAGCAG AATGAAGAACAAACTTTGGTATTTTGAGTTTGCAACTTCCGAGTCTATCTCCGCCTCatgcaagaaaataaaggaGTGTCTGACTATCGAG TGCTGTGGGGTTCCTCTGGACCTGAGCAACCTGTCTCTAGAGGGCATCGCTGTCCTCAACATACCCAGCATGCATGGCGGCTCTAACCTTTGGGGAGAGGCAAAGAAGCCAGATAGAGGCAGCATCTCAGAGGAGGAGCCTTGCGAGGTTATCACCGACCCTGAGCTTCTTAAAATGAGCTGTCAAG aTATGAGTGACAGGCGTTTGGAAGTGGTGGGGCTTGAAGGGGTCCTGGAGATGGGTCAGATCTACACTGGGCTGAAGAGCGCTGGGCAC